In Topomyia yanbarensis strain Yona2022 chromosome 2, ASM3024719v1, whole genome shotgun sequence, one DNA window encodes the following:
- the LOC131684861 gene encoding uncharacterized protein LOC131684861: MSSAYLQYNPSMMYGGGGGMESSYNHYGMTTSSQCYGYATDGASSEGYHSPGPEPSPESYYASPEESSPAGFNYGYNGSNSAINGYVDPYYNYTSNNFKTASPTIPKLIPDSFTSINSSLSRYSGDSKSDKVPCFDRIYSPYPIPSRSLAPTTLQSSSPTPSTLSSSSSNGSLCTSLLAGGCIQPEVVKKRRLAANARERRRMNSLNDAFDRLRDVVPSLGNDRKLSKFETLQMAQTYIAALNELLSRN; this comes from the coding sequence ATGAGTTCAGCGTATTTGCAGTACAATCCGTCAATGATGTACGGAGGAGGAGGTGGTATGGAGTCGTCATATAATCACTACGGAATGACAACCAGTTCGCAGTGCTACGGGTACGCAACCGATGGGGCTTCCTCGGAAGGTTATCACAGCCCAGGACCGGAGCCTAGTCCGGAATCATATTACGCATCCCCTGAAGAGAGCAGTCCGGCCGGTTTCAATTATGGATACAATGGATCTAATTCAGCGATTAACGGTTACGTCGATCCGTACTACAACTACACGAGCAACAATTTCAAGACAGCCAGTCCAACGATCCCGAAGCTGATACCTGATAGCTTTACGTCGATTAATAGTAGCCTGTCGAGGTATTCTGGCGATTCCAAATCTGACAAAGTGCCCTGCTTCGACCGAATCTACAGTCCTTACCCGATACCATCGAGAAGTTTGGCACCTACCACCCTGCAGTCCAGTTCACCGACCCCGAGCACCctcagcagcagtagcagcaatGGATCTCTCTGTACCTCATTGCTCGCGGGTGGCTGCATCCAGCCGGAGGTCGTGAAAAAACGCCGTCTGGCGGCCAACGCACGCGAGCGGAGGCGTATGAACAGTTTGAACGATGCGTTCGATCGCCTCCGGGATGTGGTACCTTCGCTCGGCAACGATCGGAAGCTGTCCAAGTTTGAAACTCTTCAGATGGCCCAGACGTATATCGCGGCGTTGAACGAGCTGCTGTCGAGGAACTGA